The following proteins are co-located in the Chloroflexota bacterium genome:
- a CDS encoding response regulator transcription factor — protein MNKHQESIPIVVVDDHALFRAGLISLLAEMDEFEVVGEAENGVQALDVIARTQPQLVLLDVNMPIMDGVDTVRALRAAGSDLRIVMLTISKRQGDLLGAIRAGANGYLLKNTEPNELRVSLLTIMTDQSVLAAEVTGQVMEALRQGHRHVPRQSLTAREIEVLGCLARGMTSAEIAVTLVISQNTTKTHVRNILKKLDVSNRAEAVRVAMSRGLLRE, from the coding sequence ATGAATAAACATCAAGAATCGATCCCGATTGTTGTTGTGGATGACCATGCTCTTTTTCGCGCCGGTCTGATCAGTTTGCTGGCAGAGATGGATGAGTTTGAGGTGGTAGGCGAAGCCGAAAACGGTGTGCAGGCGCTGGATGTGATCGCCCGCACACAGCCCCAACTTGTGCTGTTGGATGTTAATATGCCCATCATGGATGGGGTGGATACGGTGCGCGCTTTGCGCGCTGCGGGTAGCGATTTGCGCATTGTGATGCTGACGATTTCGAAACGGCAAGGCGATCTGCTGGGGGCCATTCGCGCAGGCGCAAATGGTTATTTGCTCAAAAACACCGAACCGAATGAATTACGTGTTTCACTTCTAACGATTATGACCGACCAATCGGTGCTGGCAGCCGAGGTGACCGGGCAGGTGATGGAAGCTTTGCGCCAGGGACATCGCCATGTGCCGCGCCAATCGCTGACTGCGCGTGAAATCGAGGTGCTTGGCTGCCTTGCACGCGGAATGACTTCTGCTGAAATTGCGGTCACACTGGTAATTTCGCAAAATACAACCAAAACGCATGTGCGTAACATTCTAAAGAAACTGGATGTTTCCAATCGCGCCGAAGCTGTGCGGGTAGCGATGTCGCGAGGGTTGTTGAGAGAATAA
- a CDS encoding PQQ-binding-like beta-propeller repeat protein yields MSIKKNLILAVSLPLILIACASQPAPSLRELPPALVWQYDSGGAIDHPPLRTGNTLVFVPKDGLLTALDAQTGDLRWQFSPPEGIWHRAYAMADEQVFIAMVGGNVAALDAQNGDLLWETALGINAQVPLYVLDQTLFVATTFVGPGLQADPQGQAKLFALDTRSGAIRWEFESENYILQTPFSTGEVVYTGGSYVNPAVDVDEGGPMRLYALSAADGRPLWEYVSEDGFVKAVYATDEMVTYIAYQDFLSGVDAQTGTLAWRGDTGNWVPSLAGSGNTVYYGSANTVVHAWQMDSGESLWTYNIGGESFNYLLGAPVIVGETVYFISQRGDMIALDANDGRELWRMAVDVNAPRVGLTVANDWIYIGDADGVIYAYTVHK; encoded by the coding sequence ATGTCGATAAAAAAAAACCTTATTTTGGCAGTTTCCCTGCCGCTGATTTTGATAGCCTGCGCTTCACAGCCCGCGCCGTCGCTGCGCGAGTTGCCTCCAGCGCTGGTTTGGCAATACGATTCTGGGGGGGCTATTGATCATCCGCCCTTGCGTACTGGCAACACACTCGTTTTTGTGCCGAAAGACGGCCTGTTAACGGCCCTGGATGCCCAAACCGGAGATTTGCGCTGGCAGTTCAGCCCTCCCGAAGGCATCTGGCATCGCGCCTATGCCATGGCTGACGAACAAGTTTTTATCGCTATGGTCGGAGGGAATGTGGCCGCGCTCGATGCGCAAAACGGCGATCTGCTCTGGGAGACGGCGCTGGGGATCAATGCACAGGTTCCGCTGTATGTACTAGACCAAACGCTCTTCGTTGCAACCACCTTTGTGGGGCCAGGCTTGCAGGCCGATCCCCAGGGGCAGGCCAAACTCTTTGCGCTGGATACCCGCAGCGGAGCTATCCGCTGGGAATTTGAATCCGAAAATTATATTTTACAAACTCCCTTTTCGACCGGCGAAGTTGTCTATACAGGGGGCAGTTATGTCAACCCGGCGGTGGATGTGGATGAAGGCGGGCCGATGCGCCTGTACGCGCTCTCGGCGGCGGATGGTCGCCCTTTGTGGGAGTATGTTTCGGAAGATGGATTTGTGAAAGCGGTGTACGCCACTGACGAGATGGTGACGTATATTGCCTATCAGGATTTTCTTTCCGGGGTGGATGCACAAACCGGAACGCTGGCGTGGCGCGGCGACACTGGCAATTGGGTGCCGTCCCTGGCAGGCTCCGGAAACACAGTCTATTATGGTTCGGCCAACACAGTTGTTCACGCCTGGCAAATGGACAGCGGCGAGAGCCTGTGGACGTATAATATCGGTGGCGAGTCGTTCAATTATCTACTGGGCGCGCCAGTGATTGTGGGCGAAACGGTATATTTCATCAGTCAGCGCGGCGATATGATTGCGCTCGATGCCAACGATGGCCGCGAATTATGGCGCATGGCTGTTGATGTCAACGCCCCGCGCGTTGGGCTGACGGTGGCGAATGATTGGATTTATATTGGCGATGCCGATGGTGTGATTTACGCCTATACTGTGCATAAGTAG